A region from the Chloroflexota bacterium genome encodes:
- a CDS encoding sugar ABC transporter permease, with amino-acid sequence MSAYRGWITVDQSPLQPVSLAPAAIRRSRFTYRTVQKAWGVAFVLPVLLLFLAFRLYPMIRAAEISFQRYDLLTPPRWIGFDNYIFIFTNDRVLNSLRVTVIFVIAQTVPLVLIALILALVLFSLPRFRHLFELTFYFPVIMTTVVAALIWLTLFYPRGLLDQLLSPWVPGGVPWLTSPVLALPSVILVDIWKTTGYYMIILLAGLLGIPSEYLEAAAIDGAGSWARVRHILLPLLRPQMMFVVIIALINAFQAFDSFYVLTRGGPADATRVIPIEIYLRAFNLLEMGRASAISMVLFLALVILSLIQLRLFRFEEL; translated from the coding sequence TTGTCCGCGTATCGGGGGTGGATCACGGTCGATCAATCGCCGCTGCAGCCGGTCTCCCTTGCGCCGGCCGCCATTCGGCGCTCGCGCTTCACGTACCGGACAGTCCAGAAGGCGTGGGGCGTGGCGTTCGTCCTGCCGGTCCTGCTGCTCTTCCTGGCGTTTCGTCTGTATCCAATGATCCGCGCTGCTGAGATCTCGTTTCAGCGCTACGATCTGCTGACGCCGCCGCGCTGGATCGGCTTCGACAACTACATCTTTATCTTCACAAACGACCGCGTGCTGAACTCCTTGCGCGTCACGGTCATCTTCGTGATCGCCCAGACGGTCCCGCTGGTCCTGATCGCCCTGATCCTGGCGCTGGTGCTGTTCTCGCTGCCGCGCTTCCGCCACCTGTTCGAGCTGACGTTCTACTTCCCCGTCATCATGACCACGGTGGTCGCCGCGCTGATCTGGCTGACCCTGTTCTATCCGCGCGGTCTGCTGGATCAGCTGCTCTCGCCGTGGGTTCCGGGTGGGGTGCCCTGGCTCACCAGTCCAGTGCTGGCGCTGCCCAGCGTGATCCTCGTCGACATCTGGAAGACGACGGGGTACTACATGATCATCCTGCTGGCCGGGCTGCTCGGCATTCCGAGCGAGTACCTCGAGGCGGCCGCCATCGACGGCGCCGGCAGCTGGGCGCGCGTCCGTCACATTCTGCTGCCGCTGCTCAGGCCGCAGATGATGTTCGTGGTGATCATCGCGCTGATCAACGCGTTTCAGGCGTTCGACTCGTTCTACGTGCTCACGCGCGGCGGACCGGCCGACGCGACGCGCGTCATCCCGATTGAGATCTACCTGCGCGCCTTCAACCTGCTGGAGATGGGCCGCGCCTCGGCGATCTCGATGGTGCTGTTCCTGGCGCTGGTGATCCTGTCGCTGATCCAGCTCCGCCTGTTCAGGTTCGAGGAGCTATGA
- a CDS encoding carbohydrate ABC transporter permease, with amino-acid sequence MTAAPLAPSAPTVPAARRRAPARRILGYAALYGILIAFSVFMLLPMAFAVLGSLKPENEIFTVPMRWLPSTPQWQNYVLPFQKNIGRYFFNSMIVSIVQTASPMLFCSLAGYSLAKFDYPGRNLVFLFILSTIMLPIQVTLVPTFLIIKELGWVNTYAGLIVPGLATTFGTFLMRQFFLSLPSEYMDAARIDGASEPRIFWNIMLPMCRPALSALGIFSFTGSWNSFLWPLVVVNQDEMRTLPLGMVFYMGEQRVPEYGQLLAVSVIATIPVLVLFLVLQRELIKGASMSGIKG; translated from the coding sequence ATGACCGCCGCGCCGCTCGCGCCATCGGCCCCAACCGTCCCGGCCGCGAGGCGTCGGGCGCCGGCCCGCCGGATCCTGGGCTACGCCGCACTCTACGGCATCCTGATCGCCTTCTCGGTCTTCATGCTGCTGCCGATGGCGTTCGCCGTGCTCGGATCGCTGAAGCCCGAGAACGAGATCTTCACCGTCCCGATGCGATGGCTGCCCTCGACGCCCCAATGGCAGAACTACGTGCTGCCGTTCCAGAAGAACATCGGGCGCTACTTCTTCAACTCGATGATCGTGTCGATCGTGCAGACGGCCTCGCCGATGCTGTTCTGCTCGCTGGCGGGGTACAGCCTCGCCAAGTTCGACTACCCCGGCCGCAACCTCGTGTTCCTCTTCATTCTGAGCACGATCATGCTGCCGATTCAGGTGACCCTCGTCCCGACGTTCTTGATCATCAAAGAGCTGGGCTGGGTCAACACCTATGCCGGCCTGATCGTGCCCGGCCTCGCGACGACGTTCGGCACGTTCCTGATGCGCCAGTTCTTCCTGTCGCTGCCCAGCGAGTACATGGACGCGGCCCGCATCGACGGGGCCAGCGAGCCGCGCATCTTCTGGAACATCATGCTGCCGATGTGTCGGCCGGCCCTCTCGGCGCTGGGCATCTTCAGCTTCACCGGCTCGTGGAACTCGTTCCTCTGGCCGCTGGTCGTCGTGAATCAGGACGAGATGCGGACGCTGCCGCTCGGCATGGTCTTCTACATGGGCGAGCAGCGCGTCCCCGAGTACGGCCAACTGCTCGCCGTCTCGGTCATCGCGACGATCCCGGTGCTGGTGCTGTTCCTGGTTCTCCAGCGCGAGCTCATCAAAGGAGCGTCCATGTCAGGGATCAAGGGCTGA
- a CDS encoding extracellular solute-binding protein gives MDTGDSTRERSRLSRRAVLSRGAFGLTGLLLMACGQSATPSSAPAATSAPAKPAGQAAAPAAPAAATSAPPAAAAAAPTAAAATAPKPAAGDAPVKLTFWRHQYDPTDKAYREIIFPAVREKLNVEVDYQVQRDDDYKTKMLPQLASGTGPDIFEATEAFRLKFGKAGVYAPVDVGAWGGKEKWDAFWEKGVTDALKIDGKEFNVPLEWSAIPVNLFVNGQHADEAGVGADIAKYQQTPITWADLGPFAAKMTKKDAGGQITRDGFMIQHGYGPDRSYAFWEPMFLQSGGKLVSDDGKTSLLNSEQGVAAMQNLVDYIAKGASMLRPQDKESGSAKLAKEETSSTTAMSQWAYGTFKQLNPDTWQNIKSLLAPQINPSKPLYFSGPGWTAGVFAKSPQVATSFKLLQFIAANHGNDLFEGGIVTPVAGWTEKYPGLQKLPDAAVWTKLSKEAVPRVNSEAELLTGVQRSEGYQRAFETIMFNKGDIKAELDKWNKDVQEALSGL, from the coding sequence ATGGACACAGGAGATTCGACCAGGGAGCGCAGCCGCCTCTCACGCCGGGCCGTTCTGAGCCGTGGGGCGTTCGGGCTGACCGGGCTGCTGCTGATGGCGTGCGGGCAGTCTGCCACTCCGTCATCCGCGCCAGCGGCGACCAGCGCCCCGGCCAAGCCGGCCGGGCAGGCTGCCGCTCCAGCAGCGCCGGCCGCTGCCACGTCCGCACCGCCGGCCGCGGCAGCGGCAGCGCCGACCGCGGCCGCCGCGACCGCTCCGAAGCCGGCCGCTGGCGACGCACCGGTCAAGCTGACCTTCTGGCGGCACCAGTACGACCCGACCGACAAGGCGTACCGTGAGATCATCTTCCCGGCCGTCCGCGAGAAGCTGAACGTCGAAGTCGACTACCAGGTCCAGCGCGACGACGACTACAAGACCAAGATGCTGCCGCAACTGGCGTCTGGCACCGGGCCCGACATCTTCGAGGCGACCGAGGCGTTCCGGCTCAAATTCGGGAAGGCCGGCGTCTATGCGCCGGTCGATGTCGGGGCCTGGGGCGGCAAGGAGAAGTGGGACGCGTTCTGGGAGAAGGGCGTCACCGACGCCCTCAAGATCGACGGCAAGGAGTTCAACGTTCCGCTGGAGTGGAGCGCCATCCCCGTCAACCTGTTCGTCAACGGGCAGCATGCGGACGAGGCCGGCGTCGGGGCGGATATCGCGAAGTACCAGCAGACGCCGATCACCTGGGCAGACCTCGGACCCTTCGCCGCCAAAATGACGAAGAAGGACGCTGGCGGCCAGATCACTCGAGACGGCTTCATGATCCAGCACGGGTACGGCCCAGACCGTAGCTACGCCTTCTGGGAGCCGATGTTCTTGCAGTCCGGCGGCAAGCTCGTCTCCGACGACGGCAAGACCTCGTTGCTCAACTCCGAGCAGGGCGTCGCGGCCATGCAGAACCTGGTGGACTACATCGCGAAGGGCGCGTCGATGCTGCGCCCGCAGGACAAGGAGTCCGGCTCGGCGAAGCTGGCGAAGGAGGAGACCTCCTCGACCACGGCGATGAGCCAGTGGGCCTACGGCACCTTCAAGCAACTGAATCCGGACACGTGGCAGAATATCAAGTCGCTGCTGGCACCGCAGATCAACCCGTCGAAGCCGCTCTACTTCAGCGGCCCGGGCTGGACCGCCGGCGTCTTCGCGAAATCGCCGCAAGTCGCGACCTCGTTCAAGCTGCTGCAGTTCATCGCGGCGAACCACGGCAACGATCTCTTCGAAGGTGGAATCGTGACCCCAGTTGCCGGCTGGACCGAGAAGTACCCTGGTCTGCAGAAGCTGCCGGATGCGGCGGTCTGGACCAAGCTCTCGAAGGAGGCGGTGCCGCGGGTGAACTCCGAGGCGGAGCTGCTGACCGGGGTCCAGCGGTCGGAAGGGTATCAGCGGGCCTTCGAGACGATCATGTTCAACAAGGGCGACATCAAGGCCGAGTTGGACAAGTGGAACAAGGACGTTCAGGAAGCCCTGAGCGGGTTGTAG